In Ailuropoda melanoleuca isolate Jingjing chromosome 4, ASM200744v2, whole genome shotgun sequence, the following proteins share a genomic window:
- the CLEC17A gene encoding C-type lectin domain family 17, member A isoform X9, with amino-acid sequence MYMYTNSGCQDLPGTRDEEDGDDYENMAPPYKDLPPKPGKKMENPPLPCKSPKIKGLDRNPVSRTSPQLGVNLEPPPFQPSPAITPVSQLSRKSMCPGCYQEERLVVYLCMLVVVSLVLGCTGLAVTLIKYQEMVEELRILTFQQMEWQANVTGMAGIAGLKKDIDHIRTNTNQSLLELRGLLDCTRVTCPEGWLPFEGKCYYFSSTTKSWDEARKSCQENYSHLVIISSFAEQNFVSRAHGSPRVYWLGLNDREREGDWKWLDGSPVTLSFWDPEEPNNIFDEDCASMNKGGTWNDLSCDKSTYWICERKCSC; translated from the exons GGACCAGAGACGAGGAGGATGGTGATGATTATGAGAACATGGCACCGCCCTACAAGGACCTTCCTCCCAAGCCAG gaaagaaaatggagaaccCCCCACTTCCCTGCAAGTCCCCAAAGATCAAAG GCCTGGATCGGAACCCTGTCTCCCGCACATCTCCTCAACTGG gtGTCAACCTGGAGCCTCCTCCATTCCAGCCATCCCCAGCTA TAACTCCAGTGTCCCAGCTTAGTCGGAAGTCCATGTGTCCTGGGTGCTACCAGGAAGAGAGACTGGTGGTGTACCTGTGCATGCTGGTGGTGGTGTCACTGGTCCTGGGATGCACTGGTCTGGCTGTGACCCTGATTAAGT ACCAGGAGATGGTGGAAGAGCTAAGGATATTAACCTTTCAGCAGATGGAGTGGCAAGCAAATG TGACTGGCATGGCAGGGATAGCTGGCCTGAAGAAGGACATTGACCACATCAGAACTAACACCAACCAGTCCCTATTAGAACTTCGGGGCTTATTAG ACTGTACCAGGGTCACCTGCCCGGAGGGTTGGCTTCCCTTTGAGGGCAAGTGTTACTACTTCTCCTCAACCACCAAGTCATGGGATGAAGCCCGGAAGTCCTGCCAGGAGAATTACTCTCACTTGGTCATCATCAGTAGCTTTGCTGAACAG AACTTTGTGTCCAGGGCTCATGGCTCTCCACGGGTATACTGGCTGGGGCTGAATGACAGGGAACGCGAAGGGGACTGGAAGTGGCTGGATGGGTCACCAGTTACTCTGAG CTTTTGGGACCCAGAGGAACCCAACAACATCTTTGATGAGGACTGTGCCAGCATGAACAAAGGTGGCACCTGGAATGACCTCTCTTGTGACAAGAGTACATATTGGATCTGTGAGCGGAAATGTTCCTGCTGA
- the CLEC17A gene encoding C-type lectin domain family 17, member A isoform X6, with protein MYMYTNSGCQDLPGTRDEEDGDDYENMAPPYKDLPPKPDSMAPPRPPRAGKKMENPPLPCKSPKIKGLDRNPVSRTSPQLGVNLEPPPFQPSPAITPVSQLSRKSMCPGCYQEERLVVYLCMLVVVSLVLGCTGLAVTLIKYQEMVEELRILTFQQMEWQANVTGMAGIAGLKKDIDHIRTNTNQSLLELRGLLDCTRVTCPEGWLPFEGKCYYFSSTTKSWDEARKSCQENYSHLVIISSFAEQNFVSRAHGSPRVYWLGLNDREREGDWKWLDGSPVTLSFWDPEEPNNIFDEDCASMNKGGTWNDLSCDKSTYWICERKCSC; from the exons GGACCAGAGACGAGGAGGATGGTGATGATTATGAGAACATGGCACCGCCCTACAAGGACCTTCCTCCCAAGCCAG ACTCAATGGCTCCACCTAGGCCTCCGAGGGCag gaaagaaaatggagaaccCCCCACTTCCCTGCAAGTCCCCAAAGATCAAAG GCCTGGATCGGAACCCTGTCTCCCGCACATCTCCTCAACTGG gtGTCAACCTGGAGCCTCCTCCATTCCAGCCATCCCCAGCTA TAACTCCAGTGTCCCAGCTTAGTCGGAAGTCCATGTGTCCTGGGTGCTACCAGGAAGAGAGACTGGTGGTGTACCTGTGCATGCTGGTGGTGGTGTCACTGGTCCTGGGATGCACTGGTCTGGCTGTGACCCTGATTAAGT ACCAGGAGATGGTGGAAGAGCTAAGGATATTAACCTTTCAGCAGATGGAGTGGCAAGCAAATG TGACTGGCATGGCAGGGATAGCTGGCCTGAAGAAGGACATTGACCACATCAGAACTAACACCAACCAGTCCCTATTAGAACTTCGGGGCTTATTAG ACTGTACCAGGGTCACCTGCCCGGAGGGTTGGCTTCCCTTTGAGGGCAAGTGTTACTACTTCTCCTCAACCACCAAGTCATGGGATGAAGCCCGGAAGTCCTGCCAGGAGAATTACTCTCACTTGGTCATCATCAGTAGCTTTGCTGAACAG AACTTTGTGTCCAGGGCTCATGGCTCTCCACGGGTATACTGGCTGGGGCTGAATGACAGGGAACGCGAAGGGGACTGGAAGTGGCTGGATGGGTCACCAGTTACTCTGAG CTTTTGGGACCCAGAGGAACCCAACAACATCTTTGATGAGGACTGTGCCAGCATGAACAAAGGTGGCACCTGGAATGACCTCTCTTGTGACAAGAGTACATATTGGATCTGTGAGCGGAAATGTTCCTGCTGA
- the CLEC17A gene encoding C-type lectin domain family 17, member A isoform X5: protein MYMYTNSGCQDLPGTRDEEDGDDYENMAPPYKDLPPKPDSMAPPRPPRAGKKMENPPLPCKSPKIKGLDRNPVSRTSPQLGVNLEPPPFQPSPAITPVSQLSRKSMCPGCYQEERLVVYLCMLVVVSLVLGCTGLAVTLIKYQEMVEELRILTFQQMEWQANVTGMAGIAGLKKDIDHIRTNTNQSLLELRGLLDCTRVTCPEGWLPFEGKCYYFSSTTKSWDEARKSCQENYSHLVIISSFAEQNFVSRAHGSPRVYWLGLNDREREGDWKWLDGSPVTLSFWDPEEPNNIFDEDCASMNKGGTWNDLSCDKSTYWICERKCSC, encoded by the exons ATGTACATGTATACCAACTCTGGGTGCCAGGACCTGCCAG GGACCAGAGACGAGGAGGATGGTGATGATTATGAGAACATGGCACCGCCCTACAAGGACCTTCCTCCCAAGCCAG ACTCAATGGCTCCACCTAGGCCTCCGAGGGCag gaaagaaaatggagaaccCCCCACTTCCCTGCAAGTCCCCAAAGATCAAAG GCCTGGATCGGAACCCTGTCTCCCGCACATCTCCTCAACTGG gtGTCAACCTGGAGCCTCCTCCATTCCAGCCATCCCCAGCTA TAACTCCAGTGTCCCAGCTTAGTCGGAAGTCCATGTGTCCTGGGTGCTACCAGGAAGAGAGACTGGTGGTGTACCTGTGCATGCTGGTGGTGGTGTCACTGGTCCTGGGATGCACTGGTCTGGCTGTGACCCTGATTAAGT ACCAGGAGATGGTGGAAGAGCTAAGGATATTAACCTTTCAGCAGATGGAGTGGCAAGCAAATG TGACTGGCATGGCAGGGATAGCTGGCCTGAAGAAGGACATTGACCACATCAGAACTAACACCAACCAGTCCCTATTAGAACTTCGGGGCTTATTAG ACTGTACCAGGGTCACCTGCCCGGAGGGTTGGCTTCCCTTTGAGGGCAAGTGTTACTACTTCTCCTCAACCACCAAGTCATGGGATGAAGCCCGGAAGTCCTGCCAGGAGAATTACTCTCACTTGGTCATCATCAGTAGCTTTGCTGAACAG AACTTTGTGTCCAGGGCTCATGGCTCTCCACGGGTATACTGGCTGGGGCTGAATGACAGGGAACGCGAAGGGGACTGGAAGTGGCTGGATGGGTCACCAGTTACTCTGAG CTTTTGGGACCCAGAGGAACCCAACAACATCTTTGATGAGGACTGTGCCAGCATGAACAAAGGTGGCACCTGGAATGACCTCTCTTGTGACAAGAGTACATATTGGATCTGTGAGCGGAAATGTTCCTGCTGA
- the CLEC17A gene encoding C-type lectin domain family 17, member A isoform X8, whose amino-acid sequence MYMYTNSGCQDLPGTRDEEDGDDYENMAPPYKDLPPKPGKKMENPPLPCKSPKIKGLDRNPVSRTSPQLGVNLEPPPFQPSPAITPVSQLSRKSMCPGCYQEERLVVYLCMLVVVSLVLGCTGLAVTLIKYQEMVEELRILTFQQMEWQANVTGMAGIAGLKKDIDHIRTNTNQSLLELRGLLDCTRVTCPEGWLPFEGKCYYFSSTTKSWDEARKSCQENYSHLVIISSFAEQNFVSRAHGSPRVYWLGLNDREREGDWKWLDGSPVTLSFWDPEEPNNIFDEDCASMNKGGTWNDLSCDKSTYWICERKCSC is encoded by the exons ATGTACATGTATACCAACTCTGGGTGCCAGGACCTGCCAG GGACCAGAGACGAGGAGGATGGTGATGATTATGAGAACATGGCACCGCCCTACAAGGACCTTCCTCCCAAGCCAG gaaagaaaatggagaaccCCCCACTTCCCTGCAAGTCCCCAAAGATCAAAG GCCTGGATCGGAACCCTGTCTCCCGCACATCTCCTCAACTGG gtGTCAACCTGGAGCCTCCTCCATTCCAGCCATCCCCAGCTA TAACTCCAGTGTCCCAGCTTAGTCGGAAGTCCATGTGTCCTGGGTGCTACCAGGAAGAGAGACTGGTGGTGTACCTGTGCATGCTGGTGGTGGTGTCACTGGTCCTGGGATGCACTGGTCTGGCTGTGACCCTGATTAAGT ACCAGGAGATGGTGGAAGAGCTAAGGATATTAACCTTTCAGCAGATGGAGTGGCAAGCAAATG TGACTGGCATGGCAGGGATAGCTGGCCTGAAGAAGGACATTGACCACATCAGAACTAACACCAACCAGTCCCTATTAGAACTTCGGGGCTTATTAG ACTGTACCAGGGTCACCTGCCCGGAGGGTTGGCTTCCCTTTGAGGGCAAGTGTTACTACTTCTCCTCAACCACCAAGTCATGGGATGAAGCCCGGAAGTCCTGCCAGGAGAATTACTCTCACTTGGTCATCATCAGTAGCTTTGCTGAACAG AACTTTGTGTCCAGGGCTCATGGCTCTCCACGGGTATACTGGCTGGGGCTGAATGACAGGGAACGCGAAGGGGACTGGAAGTGGCTGGATGGGTCACCAGTTACTCTGAG CTTTTGGGACCCAGAGGAACCCAACAACATCTTTGATGAGGACTGTGCCAGCATGAACAAAGGTGGCACCTGGAATGACCTCTCTTGTGACAAGAGTACATATTGGATCTGTGAGCGGAAATGTTCCTGCTGA